From Methanofollis sp., the proteins below share one genomic window:
- a CDS encoding ABC transporter ATP-binding protein, whose product MIRCEHLTKVYNDVPAVDDLTLEIPEGEIFGLLGPNGAGKSTTILMVIGLIEPTSGACYIDGMEVATNPIEVKKKIGYMPEDVGFYATLTAEENLDYSAKLYGMDGATRRKRIPDLLSLVGLDGVTKVVGGYSKGMRQRLGIAKALINEPKAIILDEPTANLDPQGVADYRRIIRETAENGTTVLVSSHILSEVSKVCTSAGILAHGKLVASGRWEDLARAGGNGHVIIRVETKAPMPEFSHPSLISAEYADGHRAARIVADADISDDIADAVTAAGIRRLETERPDIEDVFLSYYHEEATP is encoded by the coding sequence ATGATACGATGCGAACATCTGACAAAGGTCTATAATGACGTGCCTGCCGTCGACGACCTCACCCTTGAGATCCCCGAGGGCGAGATCTTCGGCCTCCTGGGGCCGAACGGCGCCGGCAAGAGCACGACAATCCTGATGGTTATCGGGCTGATCGAGCCGACCTCAGGGGCGTGCTATATCGACGGCATGGAGGTTGCCACCAACCCGATCGAGGTGAAGAAGAAGATCGGGTACATGCCGGAAGACGTCGGTTTCTACGCGACCCTCACCGCGGAAGAGAACCTGGACTATTCGGCGAAGCTGTACGGCATGGATGGGGCGACGCGGCGGAAGCGTATCCCCGACCTCCTCTCCCTGGTGGGTCTGGACGGTGTCACGAAGGTCGTGGGCGGGTACTCGAAGGGGATGCGGCAGCGTCTCGGGATCGCGAAGGCCCTGATCAACGAACCGAAGGCCATTATCCTGGACGAACCGACGGCGAACCTTGACCCGCAGGGCGTTGCGGACTACCGGCGGATCATCAGGGAGACGGCCGAGAACGGGACGACTGTGCTCGTCTCCTCCCATATCCTCTCCGAAGTGAGCAAGGTCTGCACCTCGGCCGGGATCCTTGCGCATGGGAAACTTGTCGCTTCCGGGCGGTGGGAGGACCTCGCCCGCGCCGGCGGGAACGGTCATGTGATCATCCGGGTCGAGACGAAGGCGCCGATGCCCGAGTTCTCTCACCCGTCTCTCATCTCCGCGGAGTACGCGGACGGCCACCGGGCGGCGCGGATCGTCGCCGACGCCGACATCAGCGATGATATCGCGGACGCCGTTACGGCGGCCGGGATCAGGCGCCTGGAGACCGAACGCCCCGATATCGAGGATGTCTTCCTCTCGTACTATCACGAGGAGGCGACTCCATGA
- a CDS encoding ABC transporter permease subunit, producing MRSAGLKVIAGKEFRDHLQSRKFHLIFGIFLVIAVIGLIGGAVEYQKQLADYNKNQAAVSDDEFGPHPYFSWKPTILSAFNEMSMLMTTIGVILGIAMGFDLITREKESKSLKILLSHPIYRDEVINGKALGGVAAIALAMGIVLVLSLAVMLLFGIVPNFEETVRMFLFGALSFLLVFSFFAIALFMSTIAKDSGSAIIYTLIIMIVLSSLLPIFTYGSVYTAVFGQPPEPPDTTSMMRYGGYGGMYMTSASSVTISDGDGEMMSDPEVDEAWQEYEEKSRAYWEQRQAVGDAVSLLSPTSNYQRLAMAVTNPGMAQMMKSSYGPMSPDDEIPQEGFSALVALLGDMAKNIAALIITPALFFGLAWVRFMREDVR from the coding sequence ATGAGGTCGGCAGGGCTGAAGGTGATCGCCGGAAAGGAGTTCCGCGACCACCTGCAGAGCAGGAAGTTCCACCTCATCTTCGGGATCTTCCTGGTCATCGCCGTCATCGGGCTCATCGGCGGGGCTGTCGAGTACCAGAAACAACTTGCCGACTATAACAAGAACCAGGCGGCGGTCTCGGACGACGAGTTCGGGCCGCACCCGTATTTCTCCTGGAAACCGACGATCCTTTCGGCATTCAACGAGATGTCCATGCTGATGACGACGATCGGCGTGATCCTGGGTATCGCGATGGGTTTTGACCTGATCACGCGGGAGAAGGAGAGCAAGTCCCTGAAGATCCTGCTCTCGCACCCGATATACCGGGACGAGGTGATCAACGGGAAGGCCCTCGGCGGCGTCGCGGCGATCGCTCTCGCGATGGGGATCGTGCTCGTCCTCTCCCTGGCGGTCATGCTCCTCTTCGGGATCGTCCCGAACTTCGAGGAGACGGTGCGGATGTTCCTCTTCGGAGCGCTCTCGTTCCTGCTTGTCTTCTCGTTCTTCGCAATCGCCCTCTTCATGTCGACGATTGCAAAGGACAGCGGGAGCGCCATCATCTACACCCTGATCATCATGATCGTGCTCTCGTCCCTCCTCCCGATCTTCACGTACGGCTCGGTGTACACGGCGGTCTTCGGCCAGCCCCCCGAACCGCCCGACACCACCTCCATGATGCGGTACGGCGGCTATGGAGGCATGTACATGACGTCGGCGTCGTCGGTGACGATCAGCGATGGCGACGGCGAGATGATGAGCGACCCTGAGGTCGACGAGGCCTGGCAGGAGTACGAGGAGAAGTCGCGGGCCTACTGGGAACAGAGGCAGGCGGTCGGCGATGCCGTTTCCCTCCTCTCCCCGACGAGCAACTACCAGAGACTGGCCATGGCCGTGACCAACCCGGGCATGGCGCAGATGATGAAGAGCAGTTACGGCCCGATGTCTCCCGACGATGAGATCCCGCAGGAAGGGTTCTCGGCCCTCGTTGCCCTCCTCGGTGACATGGCGAAGAACATCGCCGCGCTGATCATCACGCCCGCCCTCTTCTTCGGGCTTGCATGGGTGCGGTTCATGCGGGAGGACGTGAGATGA
- the glgP gene encoding alpha-glucan family phosphorylase produces the protein MDTIDPVSFTRVPERITGLVDLAYNLWWSWHPAARVLFKQVNGQAWKESRHNPVRMLRDVPEEFLHRVAREWEYLRRYDIIMERYQEYMGRKNTWFTEQYPAVRPVTIAYFSAEYGLHHSLPFYAGGLGFLAGDHLKECSDLGVPLVAVGFMYSSGYLHQHIAPDGSQLNVEERLDRDSAPITRVLDPSGEHLTLRVPHIEPPIHVAVWKVQVGRVPLYLLDTDVGENSPEHRSISHRLYAGDREQRLLQEIVLGIGGRKVLSYLGVHYTGVHLNEGHPAFALVERVRERVSQGIDFEEALEQVRGTSVFTTHTPVAAGHDIFPYEMIDRYFQNYYRCLGISREDFLALGARPDDPGAGFNMTACAMRLSAYHNAVSKKHAEVTRQMWQPLWPGLPPERVPIDAITNGVHLPTWLNPRMEALFDRYIGAVCPYWQMEHDRPIIWELVNEIPDEELWRLHLWLKTKLFNRIREMERRTWADGSDTPENVIAEGVFLDPMIFTIGFARRFSTYKRADLIFRDLDRLKRIVNNPWYPVQIIFAGKAHPDDIEGQRLLKKVYEYARSDMFGGKIAFVEDYGERFAQYLVHGVDLWLNNPLPPWEASGTSGMKAAMNGVPSLSILDGWWPEGYNGRNGWAFGGEVVEGDRDAADANAIYETLEKEVIPLYYATDLHAVPHGWVKTMKEAIRSNAPAFSAKRMVKEYVHRYYPRILAAAGIPVIR, from the coding sequence ATGGACACCATCGACCCTGTCTCCTTCACCCGCGTCCCCGAACGGATCACGGGACTGGTGGACCTCGCCTACAACCTCTGGTGGAGCTGGCACCCTGCCGCCCGCGTCCTCTTCAAGCAGGTGAACGGACAGGCCTGGAAAGAGAGCCGGCACAACCCGGTCAGGATGCTCCGCGATGTCCCGGAAGAGTTTCTCCACCGGGTGGCGCGGGAGTGGGAGTACCTGCGGCGCTACGACATCATCATGGAGCGCTACCAGGAGTATATGGGGCGGAAAAACACCTGGTTCACCGAGCAGTACCCCGCGGTGCGTCCCGTCACCATCGCCTACTTCTCCGCGGAGTACGGCCTCCACCACTCCCTCCCCTTCTATGCCGGAGGCCTCGGCTTCCTCGCCGGCGACCACCTCAAGGAGTGCTCCGACCTCGGCGTCCCCCTGGTCGCCGTCGGCTTCATGTACTCGTCCGGCTACCTCCACCAGCACATCGCCCCCGACGGCTCGCAGCTGAATGTCGAGGAGAGACTCGACCGGGACAGCGCCCCGATCACCCGGGTGCTCGACCCCTCGGGAGAGCACCTCACCCTGCGGGTGCCGCACATCGAGCCACCGATCCATGTTGCCGTCTGGAAGGTGCAGGTAGGAAGGGTGCCCCTGTACCTCCTCGACACCGACGTCGGGGAGAACAGTCCCGAACACCGTTCCATCTCCCACCGCCTCTATGCCGGCGACAGGGAGCAGCGCCTCCTCCAGGAGATCGTGCTCGGTATCGGCGGCAGAAAAGTCCTCTCGTACCTCGGCGTCCACTACACCGGCGTCCACCTCAACGAAGGACACCCCGCCTTCGCCCTTGTAGAAAGAGTGCGGGAGAGGGTCAGCCAGGGGATAGACTTCGAGGAGGCGCTCGAACAGGTGCGCGGCACGAGCGTCTTCACCACCCACACGCCCGTCGCCGCGGGCCACGACATCTTCCCGTACGAGATGATCGACCGCTACTTCCAGAACTACTACCGCTGCCTCGGCATCTCGCGGGAGGACTTCCTCGCCCTCGGCGCACGGCCCGACGACCCCGGCGCCGGTTTCAACATGACGGCCTGCGCGATGCGCCTCTCGGCCTACCACAACGCCGTCTCGAAGAAGCACGCCGAGGTGACGCGCCAGATGTGGCAGCCCCTCTGGCCCGGCCTGCCGCCCGAGCGGGTGCCGATCGACGCGATCACGAACGGCGTCCACCTGCCCACCTGGCTCAACCCCAGGATGGAGGCGCTCTTCGACCGCTACATCGGGGCCGTCTGCCCGTACTGGCAGATGGAGCACGACAGACCGATCATCTGGGAACTGGTCAACGAGATCCCGGACGAAGAACTCTGGCGCCTCCACCTCTGGCTCAAGACAAAACTCTTCAACCGCATCAGGGAGATGGAGAGGCGGACCTGGGCAGACGGTTCCGACACCCCGGAGAACGTCATCGCCGAGGGCGTCTTCCTCGACCCGATGATCTTCACCATCGGCTTTGCCCGCCGCTTCTCCACCTACAAGCGGGCAGACCTGATCTTCCGCGACCTCGATAGGCTGAAGCGGATCGTGAACAACCCCTGGTACCCGGTCCAGATCATCTTCGCCGGCAAGGCCCACCCCGACGACATCGAGGGCCAGCGCCTTCTCAAAAAGGTCTACGAGTATGCCCGCTCCGACATGTTCGGCGGGAAGATCGCCTTCGTCGAGGACTATGGCGAGCGTTTCGCCCAGTACCTCGTTCACGGCGTCGACCTCTGGCTCAACAACCCGCTCCCGCCCTGGGAGGCGAGCGGGACCTCGGGGATGAAGGCGGCGATGAACGGCGTCCCGAGTCTCTCGATCCTGGACGGCTGGTGGCCGGAGGGCTACAACGGGAGGAACGGCTGGGCCTTCGGCGGCGAGGTCGTCGAGGGCGACAGGGACGCGGCCGATGCAAACGCCATCTACGAGACCCTGGAAAAGGAGGTGATCCCCCTCTACTACGCGACCGACCTCCACGCCGTCCCGCACGGCTGGGTGAAGACGATGAAAGAGGCGATACGGAGCAATGCCCCGGCCTTCTCGGCGAAGAGGATGGTGAAGGAGTACGTGCACCGCTACTACCCGCGGATCCTTGCCGCGGCCGGCATCCCGGTGATCCGCTGA
- a CDS encoding nucleoside 2-deoxyribosyltransferase, whose protein sequence is MYVLVSPCLLDPSLRAEGITKESDLRAFAAALERCRRFGIEVVPLPCPETAYLGRGRAPGTYVERLDTPAFTAVLDRMEEEVLAVVEKRGPPLCIVGVDSSPCCGVNTTWHDEKKGGRGAFLARFPGIRAVDVLEFARYRVYFAAPLFSEAEQDFNKKVRDILEEAYFDVYLPQEGGDTDATRARSSQREIFRRHVAALGEVDAVVAVVDGADADSGTAWEMGYAHARGTPVIALRTDFRRAGHNEHVNLMLEESSTVVAAVEDVVPALEQAFRHG, encoded by the coding sequence ATGTATGTCCTTGTCTCCCCCTGCCTCCTCGACCCCTCCCTCAGGGCCGAAGGGATCACGAAAGAGTCAGACCTCCGGGCCTTCGCCGCCGCCCTCGAACGCTGCCGGCGCTTCGGGATCGAAGTCGTCCCCCTCCCCTGCCCGGAGACCGCCTACCTCGGCCGCGGCCGGGCGCCCGGCACCTATGTCGAGCGCCTGGACACACCCGCCTTCACCGCCGTCCTCGACCGGATGGAGGAGGAGGTGCTGGCCGTCGTCGAAAAAAGAGGCCCTCCCCTCTGCATCGTCGGCGTCGACTCGTCGCCGTGCTGCGGCGTGAACACAACATGGCACGATGAAAAAAAGGGGGGGAGAGGCGCATTCCTGGCGCGGTTCCCCGGTATCAGGGCCGTCGACGTGCTGGAGTTCGCACGGTACCGCGTCTACTTCGCCGCCCCCCTCTTCTCCGAGGCCGAGCAGGATTTCAACAAAAAAGTGCGGGATATCCTGGAAGAGGCGTATTTTGACGTCTACCTCCCGCAGGAGGGCGGGGACACCGACGCCACGCGGGCACGCTCCTCGCAGCGCGAGATCTTTCGCCGGCACGTGGCGGCCCTCGGGGAAGTGGACGCCGTCGTCGCCGTTGTCGACGGGGCGGACGCCGACTCAGGGACCGCGTGGGAGATGGGCTACGCCCATGCCCGCGGAACCCCGGTCATCGCCCTGCGGACAGACTTCAGGCGGGCGGGCCACAACGAGCACGTGAACCTGATGCTTGAAGAGTCCTCGACGGTCGTGGCCGCCGTCGAAGACGTCGTCCCGGCGCTTGAACAGGCCTTCAGGCACGGTTGA
- a CDS encoding helix-turn-helix domain-containing protein: protein MKRRTLLLLLAFALVRAVSAGYTVSSGHLDPPSGLPITPREISILELPLWILLIELCTLPLETFAGFWAWISLRCRGLSREALLDNPVRSEIFDRIRKMPGIHLRALSAVTGTPMGTLRYHLGVLQENHTITSLDEGGHLHFYENSGTYTPAQQTVLRHLRNETTRAILGELLRGHASSRQEIADAVGISAPAVSWHMKRLAKDRIVQEEKTGRTVRYEIRDDVADDLTAWLGKKET, encoded by the coding sequence ATGAAACGCCGGACCCTGCTCCTGCTCCTCGCGTTCGCCCTTGTCAGGGCGGTTTCAGCCGGTTATACGGTGAGTTCCGGCCATCTGGACCCGCCGTCCGGCCTCCCCATCACCCCCCGCGAGATCTCTATTCTCGAACTCCCTCTCTGGATCCTCCTCATCGAACTCTGCACCCTCCCCCTGGAGACATTCGCCGGGTTCTGGGCATGGATATCCCTCAGGTGCCGCGGGTTGAGCAGAGAAGCACTTCTCGACAACCCCGTCAGATCGGAGATCTTCGACCGCATCAGGAAGATGCCCGGCATCCACCTCCGCGCCCTCTCTGCGGTCACCGGCACGCCGATGGGCACGCTCCGCTACCACCTCGGCGTCCTGCAGGAGAACCACACGATCACCTCTCTCGACGAAGGGGGCCACCTCCACTTCTACGAGAACAGCGGCACCTACACCCCGGCCCAGCAGACCGTCCTCAGGCACCTGAGAAACGAGACCACCCGCGCGATCCTCGGGGAACTACTCCGGGGACACGCCTCGTCCAGGCAGGAGATCGCCGACGCCGTCGGGATCTCGGCCCCGGCCGTCAGCTGGCACATGAAGAGGCTTGCAAAAGACCGCATCGTCCAGGAGGAGAAGACAGGGCGGACGGTCAGGTACGAGATCCGGGACGACGTGGCCGACGACCTCACGGCCTGGCTCGGGAAAAAAGAGACTTAA
- a CDS encoding ABC transporter permease: MRAGVLGTIAGKEFRDHVRSRRFHLFLGVMLVIVVAGMVTGAAQYSADLAAYAETQAVVSDESGLSTGGPSVLSFFSGMFMSTAQVGVFLGIAMGFDLVTREKESKSLKILLSHPVYRDEVVTGKALGGVAAIALAMGVVLLLSLAVLLIFGIVPGPGEVLRLLAAAFISFVLVVSFFVLALFFSTVAETSGGALVSSFLVFIIVAEVVPVLTVGAGSSLLIGPPPSPPAESGDIVSDEEMEAYEEASRAYTERMRLVRDAGVLLSPQTNCKGILGAVTTPGVPVPPDFARNIVAFAVFPAAFFGLAWVRFLREDIR, translated from the coding sequence GTGAGGGCCGGCGTCCTCGGGACGATCGCCGGGAAGGAGTTCCGCGACCATGTGAGGAGCAGGAGGTTCCACCTCTTTCTCGGCGTCATGCTCGTGATCGTCGTTGCCGGGATGGTCACGGGGGCGGCCCAGTACAGCGCGGACCTTGCGGCGTATGCGGAGACGCAGGCGGTGGTGTCGGATGAGTCGGGCCTGTCCACGGGCGGGCCGAGTGTGCTGTCGTTTTTTTCCGGCATGTTCATGAGCACCGCGCAGGTGGGCGTTTTTCTCGGGATCGCGATGGGTTTCGATCTGGTCACGCGGGAGAAGGAGAGCAAGTCCCTGAAGATCCTGCTCTCGCACCCGGTCTACCGTGACGAGGTGGTCACGGGGAAGGCCCTCGGCGGGGTTGCGGCGATCGCCCTGGCGATGGGAGTCGTGCTCCTCCTCTCCCTGGCGGTCCTCCTGATCTTCGGGATCGTCCCGGGCCCCGGCGAGGTCCTGCGACTTCTTGCCGCGGCTTTTATCTCCTTCGTCCTGGTCGTCTCTTTCTTCGTGCTCGCCCTCTTCTTCTCGACGGTGGCGGAGACGAGCGGGGGCGCTCTGGTCTCCTCTTTCCTCGTCTTCATCATCGTCGCGGAGGTCGTCCCGGTCCTTACCGTCGGTGCAGGGTCTTCCCTCCTCATCGGGCCGCCCCCCTCCCCGCCGGCAGAGTCCGGGGATATCGTGTCCGACGAGGAGATGGAGGCGTATGAGGAGGCGTCGCGTGCCTACACGGAACGGATGCGCCTTGTCAGGGACGCCGGCGTCCTCCTCTCCCCGCAGACCAACTGCAAGGGGATCCTGGGGGCTGTGACCACGCCGGGCGTTCCGGTTCCTCCTGACTTCGCCCGGAA
- a CDS encoding ABC transporter ATP-binding protein, translating into MIRCEHLTKVYNDVPAVDDLCLDIPEGEIFGLLGPNGAGKSTTILMVIGLIEPTSGACYIDGTEVATNPIEVKKKIGYMPEDVGFYATLTAEENLDYSAKLYGMDGATRRTRIPDLLSLVGLDGVTKVVGGYSKGMRQRLGIAKALINEPKAVILDEPTANLDPQGVADYRRIIRETAENGTTVLVSSHILSEVSKVCTSAGILAHGKLVASGRWEDLARAGGESGHVIIRVETKAPMPEFSHPSLISAEYADGHHAARIVAETDICDAIAEAAGPAGIRRLERDEPDIEDVFLSYYHEEATS; encoded by the coding sequence ATGATACGATGCGAACACCTGACAAAGGTCTATAATGACGTGCCTGCCGTCGACGACCTCTGCCTCGATATCCCCGAGGGCGAGATCTTCGGCCTCCTGGGGCCGAACGGCGCCGGGAAGAGCACGACGATCCTGATGGTGATCGGTCTCATCGAACCAACCTCAGGGGCGTGCTATATCGACGGGACTGAGGTTGCCACCAACCCGATCGAGGTGAAGAAGAAGATCGGGTACATGCCCGAGGACGTGGGCTTCTACGCGACCCTCACCGCGGAAGAGAACCTGGACTATTCGGCGAAGCTGTACGGGATGGACGGTGCGACGCGGCGGACGCGTATCCCCGACCTCCTCTCCCTGGTGGGTCTGGACGGTGTCACGAAGGTCGTGGGCGGCTACTCGAAGGGCATGCGGCAGCGTCTCGGGATCGCGAAGGCCCTGATCAACGAACCGAAGGCCGTGATCCTGGACGAACCGACGGCGAACCTTGACCCGCAGGGTGTCGCCGACTACCGGCGGATCATCCGCGAGACGGCCGAGAACGGGACGACGGTGCTCGTCTCCTCGCATATCCTCTCCGAGGTGAGCAAGGTCTGCACGTCTGCCGGGATCCTTGCGCACGGGAAACTCGTTGCCTCGGGTCGGTGGGAAGACCTCGCCCGTGCGGGCGGCGAGAGCGGCCACGTGATCATCCGGGTCGAGACGAAGGCGCCGATGCCCGAGTTCTCCCACCCGTCTCTCATCTCCGCGGAGTATGCGGACGGCCACCATGCGGCGCGGATCGTTGCGGAGACAGACATCTGCGACGCCATCGCCGAGGCCGCCGGTCCCGCGGGGATCCGGCGCCTGGAGCGCGACGAACCCGACATCGAAGACGTCTTCCTCTCGTACTATCACGAGGAGGCGACCTCGTGA
- a CDS encoding 2TM domain-containing protein gives MQDGDSDAASYDRALRQVKEIKDFYGHLAVYIIINTMLFLINWFTTPGAWWFYWVAIFWGIGLLVHAYSTFVEGGLFGRGWEERKVREIMEKEKKR, from the coding sequence ATGCAGGACGGAGACTCAGACGCTGCCTCCTATGACCGCGCCCTGCGGCAGGTCAAGGAGATCAAGGATTTTTACGGCCACCTCGCGGTCTACATCATCATAAACACGATGCTCTTCCTGATCAACTGGTTCACGACCCCGGGAGCGTGGTGGTTCTACTGGGTCGCCATCTTCTGGGGCATCGGCCTGCTGGTCCATGCCTACAGCACCTTTGTGGAGGGGGGCCTCTTCGGGAGGGGATGGGAAGAGAGGAAGGTCCGGGAGATCATGGAGAAGGAGAAGAAGAGGTGA
- a CDS encoding NEW3 domain-containing protein, with product MSAGTRAPALLIALLMLAATVLPVAAGSTAAGSVSVLCDFPGQVVEAGETATFSLAAANNGNAAAEGSQIKLWTENFAGSRNWEMRFIDGKTEVNRVSIPSGGSKTVTLEVETAADTPVGDYPVKVHIGDGSIWLYVSISKTHTGELGTLNLLVTDKGGEKVKGATVEVYRGNGHEAFDRLMTTADGRISAGLPQDVYRLVITKPGFLSTEKKDVKVKCGITVDAGTVMLDKSSYAAEVTVKSSLITTPAGKNPTFEMKLRNVGKADDTYRLSAEGLPEGWYARYKESAGDMSDISEILVPAGEEKSLFLEAIPPYGTKVGDYSFNAVIESSSDVYTEDLTAKISGSYEMRLSADRYRYEANMGETLEFDASVRNIGNAGALTGIHFEVSAPQGWKATVTPTNITSLQPGESKKVNVKVVPPPNIVASEYKVTLKAVSEQGEQSDDFRIVVKEQSFAAILGLLMLAGIAGGVWYYFRKYQRR from the coding sequence ATGAGCGCGGGAACGAGGGCGCCCGCCCTCCTCATTGCTCTCCTGATGCTCGCCGCGACGGTCCTGCCGGTGGCTGCGGGGAGCACCGCGGCCGGGTCTGTCTCGGTCCTGTGCGACTTTCCCGGCCAGGTTGTCGAGGCCGGGGAGACGGCGACTTTCTCCCTCGCCGCGGCGAACAACGGGAACGCGGCGGCGGAAGGCAGCCAGATCAAACTGTGGACGGAGAATTTTGCCGGGAGCAGGAACTGGGAGATGCGTTTTATTGACGGCAAGACAGAGGTGAACCGTGTCTCCATCCCGTCGGGCGGTTCGAAGACCGTCACCCTTGAGGTGGAGACGGCCGCGGACACGCCTGTCGGCGACTACCCGGTGAAGGTGCATATCGGCGACGGCTCGATCTGGCTCTACGTGAGCATATCGAAGACGCACACCGGCGAACTCGGCACTCTCAATCTCCTGGTGACGGACAAGGGCGGGGAGAAGGTGAAGGGGGCGACTGTCGAGGTCTACCGCGGAAACGGACACGAGGCCTTCGACCGGCTGATGACGACGGCCGACGGCCGGATCAGCGCCGGCCTCCCGCAGGACGTCTACCGCCTGGTCATCACGAAGCCGGGCTTCCTTTCTACCGAGAAGAAGGACGTGAAGGTGAAGTGCGGGATCACGGTCGACGCCGGCACGGTGATGCTGGACAAGTCCTCGTACGCGGCCGAGGTGACGGTGAAGTCGTCCCTGATCACGACGCCGGCAGGGAAGAACCCGACTTTCGAGATGAAACTGCGGAATGTCGGGAAGGCCGACGACACCTACAGGCTGTCGGCCGAGGGCCTCCCCGAGGGCTGGTACGCCAGGTACAAGGAGAGTGCCGGGGATATGAGCGACATCTCGGAGATCCTGGTCCCTGCAGGTGAGGAGAAGAGTCTCTTCCTGGAGGCGATCCCGCCGTACGGCACGAAGGTCGGCGACTACTCCTTCAATGCTGTCATCGAGTCCTCTTCGGATGTCTATACCGAGGACCTGACCGCGAAGATCAGCGGGAGTTATGAGATGAGGCTCTCCGCGGACAGGTACCGCTATGAGGCGAACATGGGCGAGACCCTCGAGTTCGACGCTTCGGTGCGGAACATCGGCAATGCCGGCGCTCTGACCGGGATCCACTTCGAGGTGAGCGCACCGCAGGGCTGGAAGGCGACGGTGACGCCGACGAATATCACGAGTCTCCAGCCGGGCGAGTCGAAGAAGGTGAACGTGAAGGTGGTGCCGCCGCCGAATATCGTCGCCTCCGAGTACAAGGTGACGCTGAAGGCGGTCTCGGAGCAGGGCGAGCAGAGCGACGACTTCAGGATCGTCGTGAAGGAGCAGTCCTTTGCCGCGATCCTCGGTCTCCTGATGCTCGCCGGCATCGCGGGCGGGGTCTGGTACTACTTCAGAAAGTATCAGCGCCGTTGA
- a CDS encoding DUF367 family protein, translated as MIRLFAFRDNSCDPRKCTVKRLEKWGMVRIFDSLARIPKSSLILDPTAEQALSPVDRSVPSITALDCSWEVLDTGEVTRWPVRRALPYLVAANPVNFGRPLRLTSVEAFAAALYIVGEKEQAEAVLSKFNWGLHFLELNADPLAEYAAAKNSTEVVAIQAAYMPD; from the coding sequence ATGATACGCCTCTTTGCCTTCAGGGACAACTCCTGCGACCCCAGGAAGTGCACGGTGAAGCGCCTGGAAAAGTGGGGGATGGTGAGGATCTTCGACTCCCTCGCCCGTATCCCGAAGTCCTCCCTCATCCTGGACCCCACGGCAGAGCAGGCCCTCTCCCCGGTCGACAGGAGCGTCCCCTCGATCACCGCCCTGGACTGCTCCTGGGAAGTGCTCGACACCGGCGAGGTGACCCGCTGGCCCGTCCGCCGGGCCCTCCCGTACCTCGTCGCCGCCAACCCGGTGAACTTCGGCCGTCCCCTCCGCCTCACCTCGGTCGAGGCCTTCGCGGCCGCCCTGTACATCGTCGGCGAGAAGGAGCAGGCAGAGGCCGTCCTCTCGAAGTTCAACTGGGGCCTCCACTTCCTCGAACTGAACGCCGATCCCCTCGCCGAGTATGCCGCCGCGAAGAACTCGACAGAAGTCGTCGCGATCCAGGCGGCGTACATGCCTGATTGA